One genomic window of Pseudomonadales bacterium includes the following:
- the dmpG gene encoding 4-hydroxy-2-oxovalerate aldolase: MDLRNKKVVLHDMSLRDGMHTMRHQISVEQMKTVAAGLDNAGVPMIEVTHGDGLGGASVNYGFPAATDEEYLRAVKSVVKNAKISALLLPGIGTVDELKMAIDCGIDTIRVATHCTEADVSEQHIAYGRKSGLDTVGFLMMAHMISPEELLEQALLMESYGANCIYCTDSAGYMLPDDVSVRINLLREKLSGETEVGFHGHHNLSMGVTNSLAAIEAGAARIDGSVAGFGAGAGNTPLEVLVAVLERMGADTGIDLFSIMDVAEDQVYPMTESPIRIDRDALTLGYAGVYSSFLLFAKRAEQKYGVSARDILVELGRRRTVGGQEDMIEDLALSMSKAK; the protein is encoded by the coding sequence GTGGATCTTAGAAATAAAAAAGTAGTGCTGCATGACATGAGTTTGCGCGATGGCATGCACACCATGCGTCATCAAATCAGTGTTGAGCAAATGAAAACGGTAGCGGCCGGTCTGGATAATGCTGGTGTGCCAATGATTGAAGTGACTCATGGCGATGGCTTGGGTGGCGCTTCAGTTAACTACGGTTTTCCCGCCGCAACCGATGAGGAATATTTGCGTGCTGTAAAATCGGTAGTTAAAAACGCAAAAATTTCGGCGCTGCTACTGCCGGGAATTGGCACCGTTGATGAGCTTAAAATGGCGATTGATTGTGGCATTGACACCATTCGTGTAGCGACACATTGTACTGAAGCGGATGTCTCCGAGCAGCATATTGCTTATGGCCGTAAAAGTGGGCTGGATACGGTGGGCTTTTTAATGATGGCGCACATGATTAGCCCTGAAGAGTTGTTGGAGCAGGCGCTGTTGATGGAATCTTACGGCGCTAACTGCATCTATTGTACGGATTCGGCCGGTTATATGCTGCCTGATGATGTATCTGTACGAATCAATTTATTGCGTGAAAAGCTGAGTGGCGAAACCGAAGTTGGTTTTCATGGGCACCATAACCTGAGTATGGGTGTGACTAACTCGCTGGCAGCTATTGAAGCGGGCGCTGCGCGAATTGATGGATCGGTAGCAGGGTTCGGTGCTGGCGCTGGTAACACACCGCTGGAAGTGCTGGTAGCCGTGCTTGAGCGTATGGGAGCTGATACAGGGATTGATCTTTTCAGTATTATGGATGTGGCGGAAGATCAAGTGTACCCAATGACTGAGTCACCCATTCGTATTGACCGCGATGCGTTGACGCTGGGTTATGCTGGTGTTTACAGCTCATTTCTGTTGTTTGCCAAGCGAGCTGAACAAAAGTACGGTGTTTCGGCGCGCGATATTCTTGTGGAATTGGGGCGTCGCAGAACGGTGGGTGGTCAGGAAGATATGATCGAAGATTTGGCTTTGTCGATGTCGAAAGCCAAGTAG
- a CDS encoding TetR/AcrR family transcriptional regulator, with product MSSTVKGLTHEQRTELSDQRMFDAAMDLILEHGTVRTTLKEVGEKAGYSRGLANNRFGSKENLFERLVKRCYRVWLDELSKFVGNKSGLEAFMTSIDAFEDFLLEAPRELQVLHILWYESISHQSVMKAKLKEQQEKMLSDVTGYLGRAQFNGDISRDCDVAEFSIRYLTFIFGITYMWLVNPEGIPVKTIFAGYRDSVKKELQIES from the coding sequence GTGTCTTCTACAGTCAAAGGTCTAACTCACGAGCAAAGAACGGAGTTGTCTGATCAGCGTATGTTTGACGCCGCAATGGACTTGATTCTTGAGCACGGGACGGTCAGGACGACGTTAAAAGAAGTGGGCGAGAAGGCCGGTTATAGTCGTGGGTTGGCGAATAACCGCTTTGGCTCGAAAGAGAACCTGTTCGAGCGGCTAGTGAAGCGCTGTTATCGGGTGTGGCTGGATGAATTGTCAAAGTTTGTGGGCAACAAGTCGGGGTTGGAAGCGTTTATGACAAGTATTGATGCTTTCGAAGATTTTTTGCTGGAGGCGCCGCGAGAGTTGCAGGTGCTGCATATACTTTGGTATGAATCCATTAGTCATCAGTCTGTTATGAAAGCAAAGCTTAAGGAGCAGCAGGAGAAAATGCTTTCCGATGTGACGGGCTATCTCGGGCGGGCGCAATTTAATGGTGACATCAGTCGTGACTGCGATGTGGCGGAATTTTCGATTCGTTATTTAACGTTTATTTTTGGTATTACCTACATGTGGTTGGTCAATCCTGAAGGCATTCCTGTTAAAACGATTTTTGCCGGTTACCGCGACAGTGTTAAAAAAGAGCTGCAAATAGAAAGCTAG
- a CDS encoding Rieske 2Fe-2S domain-containing protein: protein MVDLIQSIDDDREANRFRVPRQAFVDQAVFEAERKAIFSKCWLYLGHESELQENGQFVTRTVADKDIIFVKDRNGVVRAHLNVCPHRGATVCREKSGKTKSFQCMYHGWVFKDSGELQHLAGAPSYAKDFNDCGQVDLTPVPQLDSYAGFYFICFDKNAESLSDYLAGAKDYLDLISQQSPEGMVLIGGTQEYSIEANWKLLVENSFDGYHAEATHATYLDYLMNTNGGLTDAKLAGKGYDLGNGHAVIEYSAPWGRPVAQWIPMWGEDGKAEIDAVYAELVERLGEDRAKQTATMNRNMVIFPNLVINDIMAITIRTFYPVKPDSMMINAWALAAEGENEWRRKYRLFNFLEFLGPGGFATPDDVEGLEKCQAGYKAMDMVPWNDISKGMGKKQASFDDELQMRAFWREWDRRLDVIRKEEK, encoded by the coding sequence ATGGTTGATCTAATCCAGTCGATTGACGATGACAGGGAAGCAAATCGTTTTCGGGTGCCGCGACAGGCTTTTGTCGATCAGGCGGTATTTGAAGCGGAACGAAAAGCAATTTTCAGCAAGTGCTGGCTGTATCTGGGGCATGAATCAGAGCTGCAGGAAAACGGGCAATTTGTTACTCGTACAGTTGCGGATAAAGATATTATATTCGTTAAGGATCGTAACGGCGTTGTCAGGGCCCATTTGAATGTTTGCCCACACCGCGGAGCGACTGTTTGTCGTGAAAAGAGCGGTAAAACCAAAAGCTTTCAGTGTATGTATCACGGCTGGGTATTTAAAGACAGTGGAGAGCTACAGCACTTGGCGGGTGCGCCGTCTTATGCGAAAGACTTCAACGATTGTGGTCAGGTGGATTTGACGCCAGTTCCTCAGCTGGATAGTTATGCGGGCTTTTACTTTATCTGCTTTGATAAAAACGCAGAGTCCCTGTCTGATTATCTGGCCGGCGCAAAAGATTATCTTGACTTGATCTCCCAGCAATCGCCCGAAGGTATGGTGCTTATTGGTGGGACTCAGGAGTACTCAATAGAGGCTAATTGGAAGTTGCTGGTTGAGAATAGCTTCGATGGTTACCATGCAGAAGCGACTCACGCCACCTATCTTGATTACTTGATGAATACCAATGGCGGGCTTACTGATGCCAAGCTGGCGGGTAAAGGTTACGATCTGGGTAATGGTCACGCTGTTATCGAATATTCGGCTCCCTGGGGTCGTCCTGTGGCGCAGTGGATTCCCATGTGGGGCGAGGATGGCAAAGCAGAAATCGATGCAGTCTATGCTGAACTGGTCGAGCGTCTGGGGGAGGATCGTGCCAAGCAAACAGCAACCATGAATCGCAATATGGTGATTTTCCCCAATCTGGTGATTAACGACATTATGGCAATCACTATACGTACATTTTACCCGGTTAAGCCTGATTCAATGATGATTAATGCTTGGGCTTTGGCGGCAGAGGGTGAGAACGAATGGCGCCGTAAATATCGCCTGTTTAACTTTTTGGAGTTTTTGGGTCCCGGTGGTTTTGCTACACCTGATGATGTGGAAGGCCTGGAGAAGTGTCAGGCGGGCTATAAGGCCATGGATATGGTTCCCTGGAATGATATTTCCAAAGGTATGGGTAAAAAGCAGGCGTCGTTTGATGATGAGTTGCAAATGCGTGCTTTTTGGCGTGAATGGGATCGCCGTCTAGATGTTATCCGCAAGGAGGAAAAATAA
- a CDS encoding acetaldehyde dehydrogenase (acetylating) codes for MATKKIKAAIIGPGNIGTDLLIKALRSDVIEPVWMVGVEPESPGLERARSFGLKTTHEGIDGMLPTMVEDGVQICFDATSAYVHAENSRKAIEKGAVMIDLTPAAIGPYCVPSVNLESALSAGADNVNMVTCGGQATIPLVAAVSMVQDVAYGEIVATVASKSIGPGTRKNIDEFTRTTASAIEQVGGAKKGKAIILVNPAEPPLIMRDTVHCLTEAEPDQEKITASVHAMVEAVQKYVPGYRLVNGPVFDGNRVSIFMEVEGLGDFLPIYAGNLDIMTAAALRTAEIVAEKRFLNNNAD; via the coding sequence ATGGCAACGAAAAAAATTAAAGCCGCGATTATCGGGCCAGGTAATATCGGTACGGATTTGTTGATTAAGGCACTCAGGTCCGACGTTATCGAGCCAGTCTGGATGGTGGGTGTTGAGCCCGAGTCACCCGGCTTGGAACGCGCTCGCTCGTTTGGTCTTAAAACCACTCACGAAGGCATAGATGGTATGTTGCCCACTATGGTTGAAGATGGTGTGCAAATTTGTTTCGACGCGACCTCGGCCTATGTTCACGCAGAGAATTCGCGAAAAGCAATTGAAAAAGGCGCAGTGATGATTGATCTGACACCTGCGGCTATTGGCCCCTACTGTGTGCCTTCAGTTAATCTCGAGTCGGCGCTGTCGGCGGGTGCTGATAACGTCAATATGGTGACCTGTGGCGGTCAGGCAACAATTCCTTTGGTTGCTGCTGTCTCTATGGTGCAGGACGTTGCCTACGGCGAGATTGTCGCCACAGTAGCCTCTAAATCTATTGGCCCCGGAACCCGTAAAAATATTGATGAGTTTACCCGTACTACCGCTAGCGCAATCGAGCAAGTTGGTGGTGCCAAGAAGGGTAAGGCTATTATTCTGGTTAACCCAGCAGAGCCGCCATTGATCATGCGCGACACGGTTCATTGTCTGACGGAAGCCGAGCCCGACCAGGAAAAAATTACGGCGTCAGTGCATGCCATGGTTGAGGCTGTGCAAAAATATGTGCCGGGTTATCGTTTGGTTAACGGACCTGTTTTTGACGGTAATCGAGTGTCCATTTTTATGGAGGTCGAAGGGTTGGGAGACTTCCTGCCAATCTATGCGGGTAACCTCGATATTATGACCGCCGCCGCTTTGCGAACTGCTGAAATAGTGGCCGAAAAGCGGTTTCTGAACAATAACGCTGACTGA
- a CDS encoding fumarylacetoacetate hydrolase family protein: protein MDKASVRKASDELFAALENCSTVTPLRERYPDITIDSAYQVSLDLLKKRLARGEKLIGKKIGVTSKAVQDMLNVRQPDFGFLTDRMVFSDTVPLSGNMIQPKAEGEIAFIMKDTLKGPGVTEQDVLDATEFVVPCFEIVDSRIADWKITIEDTVADNASCGFFVINEKAAVDPRTIDLPSVEMTVNKNGEFLSKGLGSAALGNPLTCVAWLANVMGEYGVSLEAGDIVLSGSLVPLEPVKAGDTMSLSITSIGDLSIEFV, encoded by the coding sequence ATGGATAAAGCTTCTGTGCGCAAGGCCAGTGATGAGTTGTTCGCTGCTTTGGAAAATTGCTCAACAGTAACGCCTCTGAGAGAAAGATACCCCGACATTACCATTGATAGTGCTTATCAGGTCTCGCTGGATCTTTTGAAAAAGCGGCTGGCTCGTGGTGAAAAATTAATTGGTAAGAAAATCGGTGTGACCAGTAAGGCAGTGCAGGATATGTTGAATGTTCGCCAACCTGACTTTGGTTTCCTTACTGATCGTATGGTGTTTTCGGATACGGTTCCTTTAAGCGGAAACATGATTCAGCCTAAAGCGGAAGGCGAAATTGCTTTTATTATGAAGGATACGTTAAAGGGCCCGGGTGTTACTGAGCAGGATGTGCTCGATGCCACAGAGTTTGTTGTGCCCTGTTTCGAAATTGTGGATTCGCGTATCGCTGATTGGAAAATCACCATTGAAGATACCGTGGCAGATAACGCGTCCTGCGGTTTTTTTGTGATCAATGAAAAAGCCGCTGTGGACCCTCGTACAATTGACTTGCCCAGTGTTGAGATGACAGTTAATAAAAATGGTGAATTCCTGAGCAAAGGGTTAGGTTCGGCTGCGTTGGGCAATCCCTTAACTTGTGTCGCCTGGTTGGCCAATGTGATGGGTGAATACGGTGTTAGTCTGGAGGCTGGAGACATTGTTCTTTCTGGTTCGCTGGTTCCTTTAGAGCCGGTAAAAGCTGGGGATACCATGTCATTATCGATTACCTCTATTGGCGACTTGTCTATCGAGTTTGTGTAA
- a CDS encoding aromatic-ring-hydroxylating dioxygenase subunit beta, with protein sequence MHSDLISPETYLDIQGLLFEEAALIDGWKLNDWLGLYTEDAGYFVPSTDTALAEDANPENSLFYIADDRRRMEERVLRLEKKTCHSEWPRSKVRHLVSNIRVLDNTNDVITVEASFVCYRSKDHVTHTFMGRYDYTLLKCGDELKIKTKYCRLDMTSLRPHGRISIIL encoded by the coding sequence ATGCACAGTGATCTGATTTCTCCAGAAACATATCTTGATATACAAGGTTTGCTGTTTGAAGAGGCCGCATTGATTGATGGCTGGAAGCTGAACGATTGGCTGGGTTTGTACACAGAAGATGCTGGATACTTTGTGCCCTCTACCGATACAGCACTTGCTGAAGACGCTAATCCGGAAAATTCATTGTTTTATATTGCGGATGATCGTCGCAGAATGGAAGAGCGTGTTTTGCGTTTGGAAAAGAAAACCTGCCATTCAGAGTGGCCGCGCTCAAAAGTGCGTCATCTGGTTTCCAATATTCGCGTGCTGGATAACACCAATGACGTCATAACAGTTGAGGCCTCATTCGTTTGTTATCGTTCTAAAGATCACGTTACCCATACATTTATGGGGCGTTATGATTACACGTTGTTGAAGTGTGGTGATGAGTTGAAAATAAAGACCAAGTATTGCCGCCTGGATATGACCAGCTTGCGCCCGCACGGACGTATCAGCATCATTTTGTAA
- a CDS encoding DUF4212 domain-containing protein, translating to MTTKSDPEDLKTDDTVYHHSGAENLPKHSQHDEEVVPESEVNRYWRDNKLVLFVLMGVWVFVTFGCGIILGDWLDQYSLFGFPLGFWFTQQGAMLIYVLLIFIYHFWMKRIEAKHGVDDKPDVPAGGQ from the coding sequence ATGACGACGAAGAGTGATCCCGAAGATCTCAAAACCGATGATACTGTCTATCATCACAGCGGTGCCGAAAATTTGCCCAAGCACTCGCAGCACGACGAAGAGGTGGTGCCTGAGAGTGAGGTCAATCGTTATTGGCGAGACAATAAGTTGGTGTTGTTTGTGCTGATGGGGGTGTGGGTTTTTGTCACCTTTGGCTGTGGCATTATTTTGGGTGACTGGCTTGATCAGTATTCACTTTTTGGTTTTCCTCTCGGGTTTTGGTTCACGCAGCAGGGCGCAATGTTAATCTACGTGTTGCTGATCTTCATCTATCACTTTTGGATGAAACGTATCGAAGCAAAACACGGCGTTGATGATAAACCCGATGTTCCGGCTGGAGGGCAATAA
- a CDS encoding crotonase/enoyl-CoA hydratase family protein, which yields MKTVTVTIENHIAQVTLSRPEQSNSLIFDTFKDLTEAANQLAENNTVRVIVLTGAGKHFCAGLDRSLFPQKPGTVDWFEEHVFNELDELAANLFQRCVTAWQQIPIPVIAAVNGAALGGGCQVALGADIRIADATTKMSLMETHWGLIPDMAVSLTLPPLMPKDVAAEILLSARILDAQEAKATGLVTQLTDDCYASAMALAKNIAAKSPEAIRATKKLYQAAWGEPKPELLRLEAQLQRSLLGTSNQVESVRANLEKRQPVFNE from the coding sequence ATGAAAACCGTCACAGTCACCATTGAAAACCATATCGCTCAGGTCACTCTGAGTCGCCCAGAGCAATCAAACTCACTGATATTCGACACTTTCAAAGATTTAACCGAAGCAGCAAACCAACTCGCCGAAAACAATACTGTGCGGGTGATTGTGCTTACAGGGGCCGGAAAACATTTTTGCGCGGGGCTTGATAGGTCGCTGTTCCCGCAAAAACCCGGCACCGTAGACTGGTTTGAAGAGCACGTATTCAACGAGCTTGATGAACTGGCCGCCAATCTTTTCCAGCGTTGCGTTACCGCCTGGCAGCAAATTCCCATACCGGTTATTGCCGCCGTAAACGGCGCAGCCCTGGGTGGCGGCTGCCAGGTAGCGCTCGGCGCCGACATCAGAATTGCTGATGCAACAACCAAGATGTCTTTAATGGAAACACATTGGGGGCTGATCCCGGACATGGCAGTCTCACTCACCCTGCCACCTCTGATGCCAAAAGATGTGGCGGCAGAAATACTGCTTTCCGCCAGAATATTAGATGCACAGGAAGCGAAAGCAACGGGGCTGGTTACTCAGTTAACCGATGACTGTTATGCCAGCGCCATGGCGCTGGCGAAAAATATCGCTGCAAAATCACCCGAAGCGATTCGCGCGACCAAAAAGCTTTATCAAGCGGCCTGGGGAGAGCCAAAGCCAGAATTGCTAAGGCTTGAAGCGCAACTCCAGAGAAGCCTGCTTGGAACCTCCAATCAAGTTGAGAGCGTCAGAGCGAACCTGGAAAAGCGCCAACCGGTTTTCAACGAATAA
- a CDS encoding CoA transferase: MSLLSHLKVLDFSTLLPGPYATMMLADMGAEVLRVESTRQIDFLRFAAPMDGDQSANHMYLNRSKKLLAVDLKQQDGVDIIKQLIREQDYDIVVEQFRPGVMKRLGIDYDTLREINPGIIYCSITGYGQTGPYKDRAGHDNNYLSLAGVADYSRRVGEPPVPQGIQIADIAGGSMHAVAGILAAVSHREQTGNGQHIDVSMTDAAFALNALAAPGLLACGEPQKAETTLLNGGTFYDYYETSDGRFFSVGSIEPQFFKALTEATGTSALMELYPTMMQADTPERRKAQKQIKQTLRDAFASQTFEHWQAVFAATDACVEPVLNLAESKDHPQLTARNMVITVPKPDGSQQPQVAHPIKYSNYSPDYKYTGGAIGEDTRHILQELGYTESRIDELKEHAVIKEAE; encoded by the coding sequence ATGTCTTTACTAAGCCACTTAAAAGTTCTCGACTTCTCAACCCTGTTACCGGGGCCCTACGCCACTATGATGCTTGCAGATATGGGCGCCGAGGTGTTGCGCGTTGAGTCCACTCGCCAAATAGACTTCTTGAGATTTGCAGCCCCCATGGATGGCGATCAGTCTGCAAACCATATGTACCTGAACCGCTCCAAGAAATTGCTGGCGGTGGATTTAAAGCAGCAAGACGGTGTGGATATCATCAAGCAGTTAATCCGCGAGCAAGACTATGACATTGTGGTTGAGCAGTTTCGGCCTGGCGTTATGAAACGGCTTGGAATTGACTACGACACACTTCGTGAGATCAACCCGGGTATTATTTACTGCTCCATCACCGGCTATGGACAAACCGGCCCTTATAAAGATCGAGCAGGTCACGACAACAATTACCTGTCGCTGGCAGGTGTGGCCGATTACAGCCGTCGCGTCGGAGAACCTCCCGTACCCCAAGGCATCCAAATAGCGGATATCGCTGGCGGCTCTATGCACGCCGTCGCCGGCATTCTGGCTGCTGTTTCACACCGAGAACAAACAGGTAATGGTCAACACATTGATGTCAGCATGACCGATGCGGCCTTTGCATTAAATGCGTTAGCTGCTCCCGGCTTGCTCGCCTGTGGTGAGCCACAAAAAGCCGAAACCACTCTTCTTAATGGCGGCACGTTCTACGATTATTACGAAACCAGCGATGGCCGCTTTTTTTCGGTGGGCAGTATCGAACCCCAGTTTTTTAAAGCTCTCACAGAGGCGACTGGAACTTCAGCGCTAATGGAGCTGTATCCTACAATGATGCAAGCCGATACGCCGGAGAGAAGAAAAGCACAAAAGCAAATAAAACAAACTTTACGTGATGCTTTCGCCAGCCAGACCTTTGAGCATTGGCAGGCTGTTTTCGCAGCAACCGATGCCTGTGTCGAACCGGTGCTCAATCTCGCCGAATCAAAAGATCACCCGCAACTCACCGCGCGCAACATGGTTATCACCGTACCCAAGCCTGACGGTAGCCAACAACCTCAGGTAGCCCACCCTATAAAATACTCAAACTATTCACCCGATTACAAATACACCGGGGGCGCCATCGGTGAGGACACTCGCCATATTTTGCAAGAACTGGGCTACACCGAATCCAGAATCGACGAATTAAAAGAACATGCCGTTATCAAAGAGGCCGAATAA
- a CDS encoding class II aldolase/adducin family protein, whose protein sequence is MSQQLPQAPDNLQRKLRVAARALGNAGLVHAYGHCSIRLDSKHFLTCAPEPMRTITPEENGSTVPIEGPLPEGVLGEVRIHQHIYRLNPGVNAVCRIMPPNVMTLSTQGITPRARHGLGAYFGASVPLWRDPRLLRNDESAKLLVEQMGAHHAIVMRGNGAVVSGDSIEQAVSFCWYLEDSARIELAVRSMNEGFTDMALDEQELIDRYVTTGRVFERMWRHLTLGDPEL, encoded by the coding sequence ATGAGCCAGCAACTACCACAAGCCCCGGACAATCTTCAGAGAAAGCTGCGTGTTGCCGCACGCGCATTAGGGAATGCAGGCCTGGTCCATGCCTATGGCCACTGCAGCATTCGGCTTGATAGCAAACACTTTCTGACATGCGCCCCCGAACCTATGAGAACCATCACTCCGGAAGAGAATGGTTCAACAGTACCTATTGAAGGACCTCTACCGGAAGGCGTGCTTGGCGAGGTTCGCATTCACCAACACATCTATCGACTGAATCCGGGCGTGAATGCGGTGTGCCGAATCATGCCTCCCAACGTTATGACCCTCTCCACGCAAGGCATTACGCCGCGCGCCAGGCATGGACTGGGTGCCTATTTTGGCGCCAGCGTACCTTTGTGGCGCGATCCCAGATTATTGAGAAACGACGAATCTGCCAAACTATTAGTTGAACAAATGGGCGCCCACCACGCCATTGTGATGCGAGGCAATGGCGCGGTTGTATCTGGCGATTCAATAGAGCAGGCCGTCTCATTTTGCTGGTATCTGGAGGATTCTGCCCGCATAGAACTGGCCGTACGCAGTATGAACGAAGGCTTTACTGACATGGCTCTTGATGAACAGGAACTTATTGACCGCTATGTCACCACGGGCAGAGTGTTTGAACGCATGTGGCGACACCTGACTCTGGGCGACCCCGAACTGTAG
- a CDS encoding cation acetate symporter gives MDAQTLSYLFVGLSFALYIGIAVWARVGSTKEFYVAGGGVHPLLNGMATAADWMSAASFLSVAGLVAFAGRDASVYMLGWTGGYVLLALLLAPYLRKFGRFTVPDFIGERYYSNVARVVAVICLIFISFTYIAGQMRGVGIVFSRFLEVEVNTGVVVGMAIVFCYAVLGGMKGITYTQVAQYCVLVFAFMVPAIFMSIMWTDNPIPQLGFGSQLNDGSGLTVLEKLNQVTQDLGFSAYTQANRAMVDSLAIVAALMVGTAGLPHVIVRFFTVPKVTDARLSAGYALIFICVIYTTIPAVAAFSRLNLSDSVNETPYQDAPSWIANWENTGLIAWQDKNDDGVIQYRAGAAFDPVKPDFTGERGRHGERLLSNKPSASENEIYVDRDIMVMANPEIAELPNWVVALVAAGAVAAALSTAAGLLLVISSSISHDLLKKTFMPNISDKMELLFARLAAATAIVIAGWFGIHPPAFVAQVVAFAFGLAASSLFPAIFMGIFFKWLNREGAIAGMLSGLFFTFGYIVYFQFYAPELNSAEHWLFGISPAGIGSLGAIINIVVAVVVARFTAKTPDHVQDLVDDIRIPTGAGVAHHH, from the coding sequence ATGGATGCTCAAACGCTTTCTTATTTATTTGTTGGTCTCTCGTTCGCACTCTATATCGGGATCGCGGTCTGGGCTCGGGTAGGCTCAACCAAAGAATTTTACGTTGCCGGTGGCGGTGTGCACCCGCTGTTAAACGGTATGGCAACCGCAGCTGATTGGATGAGTGCAGCGTCATTTTTGTCGGTAGCGGGCCTGGTGGCTTTTGCCGGGCGAGATGCTTCCGTCTACATGTTGGGCTGGACCGGTGGTTATGTGTTGCTGGCTCTGTTGTTGGCGCCTTACCTGCGTAAGTTTGGTCGTTTTACTGTGCCGGATTTTATTGGAGAGCGCTATTACTCCAACGTTGCCCGAGTCGTTGCTGTTATCTGTCTGATCTTTATCTCGTTCACTTATATTGCTGGTCAGATGCGCGGCGTTGGTATTGTGTTTTCGCGCTTTCTTGAGGTTGAGGTGAATACCGGTGTGGTCGTCGGAATGGCGATTGTTTTTTGTTACGCCGTGCTCGGTGGAATGAAGGGTATTACCTATACTCAGGTGGCTCAATACTGTGTGCTGGTTTTTGCGTTTATGGTGCCGGCAATTTTTATGTCCATTATGTGGACGGATAACCCTATTCCTCAGCTTGGTTTTGGCAGCCAGCTTAATGATGGTTCCGGGCTAACCGTGCTGGAAAAATTAAATCAGGTAACCCAGGACTTGGGGTTTAGTGCCTACACCCAGGCTAACCGGGCAATGGTTGATTCATTGGCGATTGTTGCTGCGTTAATGGTGGGTACAGCCGGGTTGCCTCATGTGATTGTGCGATTCTTTACCGTGCCTAAAGTCACCGATGCACGTTTGTCTGCGGGCTATGCGCTAATTTTTATCTGTGTGATTTACACCACTATTCCGGCAGTGGCGGCGTTCTCCCGATTAAACTTGTCAGACAGTGTCAACGAGACTCCCTATCAGGATGCACCAAGCTGGATTGCCAATTGGGAAAATACCGGATTGATAGCCTGGCAAGATAAAAATGACGATGGTGTGATTCAGTATCGTGCTGGTGCCGCTTTTGATCCTGTGAAACCCGATTTTACCGGTGAGAGAGGGCGGCATGGTGAGAGGTTGTTGAGCAATAAGCCGTCGGCCAGCGAAAACGAAATTTATGTAGACCGGGATATTATGGTGATGGCGAACCCCGAAATCGCCGAGTTGCCGAACTGGGTTGTGGCTTTGGTTGCTGCTGGTGCGGTTGCTGCAGCGCTTTCTACAGCGGCGGGTTTGCTGTTGGTTATTTCCAGCTCTATCTCTCACGATTTGCTGAAGAAAACGTTTATGCCAAATATTTCCGATAAGATGGAATTGCTGTTTGCTCGGCTGGCGGCGGCAACTGCGATTGTGATTGCGGGTTGGTTTGGTATCCATCCGCCAGCGTTTGTGGCTCAAGTGGTTGCATTTGCGTTTGGGCTGGCGGCGTCATCGCTGTTTCCGGCGATCTTTATGGGCATCTTCTTCAAATGGCTTAACCGGGAAGGGGCTATTGCAGGGATGCTCAGCGGGTTATTTTTCACCTTCGGTTATATTGTTTATTTTCAGTTTTATGCGCCGGAGCTGAATTCCGCCGAGCACTGGTTGTTTGGTATTTCTCCAGCCGGTATCGGCTCTTTAGGGGCAATTATCAATATTGTGGTGGCGGTAGTGGTTGCTCGCTTTACGGCAAAAACACCGGACCATGTCCAAGACCTTGTGGATGATATTCGTATTCCCACCGGGGCTGGGGTTGCGCACCATCACTGA